A stretch of the Planktothricoides raciborskii GIHE-MW2 genome encodes the following:
- a CDS encoding translocation/assembly module TamB domain-containing protein: MTDSPKSENSSLDPLSSAQVSPLLSPKLWRRGAIGLGFVLVVGTAGAISWLWFFVNNDLGPLVEKELGKLIDRPVKIGPIEEFYLTGLRVGASAIPTTETDPDFVEIPTVKVGFDPLMLLFRRTLNLKISLLQPTIYIEQDIKNTWLDLNLKKSSASQKTVNINIKTVEITNGQVILAPNGTRRAQLFDLEEPMVLPPVLLENVQAKARFFNQQKETRYHVTAQPKSGGNLTINGHSNLSSLATKLDVEGKNLDGANIIPLIANLPVRVDQGKLNCDLKLNLAETTVTAWRGNANFEKVNGQLGTLDQPISQASGQVKFSDLRIALQKTEAIYGELPLKVTGTIDTKSDYDLAISIPSLSLANYINTLELNLPVPVTGAASTELQVTGPLLNPILSGMVVATEPGKVDLIEVGAASARFRMEGEELAITDIQLKPILGGFIYGRGNIQLTEIPQLGFYLLGENLPGDAIAQLYRGEKPPFAIGRIHGNTRILGQADQPTALVKWRSPEMKYPGSGELTITQDTILLNNSVFQVGGGTVNAIGAIMPTKDRWQAFLRAQNIELNQLTSSTTNPGENNSPENNSPENPNPENNSPENPNPENNIPENPNPENPNPENPNPENTAPAYPAILAGGLRLSGKLTSLTPANIQGSGEVELTTLDAKVTGRGTLDKGKWLASLGVQTLPGKALRLNQLIPDLPIPMELGSGTLELSGTVDSFDSKKIDPKKIDAKGTLKVNLPETGIVTASANLQQGQVTARATLTNAEGRSLSLNPRTSFWTPLRSASVSLTEGNLELSGAIDPLFDHFFSAKVSPAKLSDRILNTWSFHSTIQLLIAGAAVTGKGRLEQGEIELSAILNSDNLLSLNPWKPDLPVPLELTAGSLELSGSIAPILSGDKPVSDILNSWSGHSTIQLLIAGAAVTGKGRLKQGQLELSAILNYDNFLSLNAWKPDLPVPLGVTAGNVELSGKIDSLLAQFYAGNGDINFRGLNTWSGRGNVQLNLAGNAIASQGSFMGDRWQVSLNAENLNLNSLAPKTRSLPEPVTATGSVNLSGFLTSFSPQDIQAEGEFTLVNQLSLNYSQSSGLSQLFPLYSEWGWNGEVLQIKQAKAPGLSLDGELFVQWQNQRPTVSKFDLNLQVNQFNLAALPLPLNVGKTPEHLTLESSGNLENKISPILPFMPLAIAGLLDFNGRLRGQINPSFFNHESQTIPELLLNSQIWIAGDLQVQNLAVNDWQFASSLSGKVNLDTHQSLQVNLEGDNTQIALAINNPIYQNISTWSANGLVNNAETILSANLAQQQLSIAVENFPLSRLNIAPAPAYYYNSVGGILNGNFNLNLATFLGNGKIAIAHPAVGNFFMDQITAEIYSDRGKIAISNAILKMNQSEYRLDAQFSANPKSEIHGQLTINQGNISDALAAMRWFTTDDLKRGLLPPNYGNQDSLKTASAGLPEATLYQQLSRFAEIKAKLLQIAMERQQAAFPKLVDIRGLVNGEIRFKGSLAAGINASLNLVANNLEWRSQPSYAMPTPEGLERLDNRVINIDRVIFQGSFQDGHLIAQPLRVEQEATLISYVGTIFGENQSGQLQIRNLSGEDIRNFIDVPGYRVDGLLDLTANLAGNWQNLQARGEISFSDVRLNGEKLANIKGGFNYGNSRLAISTIEPNNLQIFTNLPVPPFPGNEQFSLNVNIKNEGLTLANILTGQQVTWVDGNGELKLQVEGKLNSDQGTLTDITANGSAIASNATINAQALPEPLTNLNGRVFFNENLIFVEGIDGQFSQGNILAQGFLPIFRPLSRNEINLFRTGKFAAMLRQAQGENSDETLRANQPEILDYLRLELEGVEINFKDLYRGGVVGQLQITGTGFSPQIGGKITLSDGIVLLPDSSEIAPNRPLLEEIQVFTPQYKNLQLTLGENIRIANPPLLEFIGSGDLLVNGFFEDLKPAGIIRLKEGEVNLFATQFRLIDGYEHFAEFTGDLDPNIEVRLVTSVPEVTRREFSATSASEIREAVNTGIGELRTVRVEAVVSGRSSQIYNTAVELKSNPARDEAEIVALIGGGFANTLGRGDSPLAIANLAGSTVLKNVQTEIGDAFGLSEFRLLPVMVQSGGNTRLALEVEAGVDLGRQFSFSVLWPKLFLDNENTRYNIRYRFNDRLLLRGSTDFQGDTRARIDYEFRF, from the coding sequence ATGACTGATTCGCCAAAATCTGAAAATTCATCCTTAGATCCATTATCCAGCGCCCAAGTAAGCCCTCTTTTATCCCCTAAATTGTGGCGCCGTGGGGCCATTGGTTTGGGCTTCGTCCTAGTGGTTGGAACTGCGGGCGCAATATCATGGTTATGGTTTTTTGTCAACAATGACTTAGGGCCATTAGTGGAAAAAGAACTGGGTAAACTCATCGATCGCCCGGTAAAAATTGGCCCAATTGAAGAGTTTTATCTCACGGGTTTACGGGTGGGGGCTTCAGCAATTCCCACCACGGAAACTGACCCGGATTTTGTAGAAATTCCGACGGTAAAAGTGGGATTTGACCCTTTAATGTTGCTGTTTAGACGCACTCTGAATTTAAAAATTTCTTTACTACAACCCACGATTTATATAGAACAAGATATCAAAAATACTTGGTTAGATTTAAACCTGAAAAAATCATCGGCTTCTCAAAAGACGGTTAATATTAATATCAAGACCGTTGAAATCACCAATGGTCAGGTGATTTTAGCCCCAAATGGCACCCGTCGCGCCCAGTTATTTGACCTGGAAGAACCAATGGTGTTGCCTCCTGTGCTGTTGGAAAATGTCCAAGCCAAAGCCCGCTTTTTTAATCAGCAAAAAGAAACCCGCTATCATGTCACAGCCCAACCCAAAAGCGGCGGGAATTTAACCATTAATGGTCATTCTAATTTATCCAGTTTAGCTACCAAACTCGATGTTGAAGGCAAAAATTTAGACGGTGCTAATATTATCCCATTAATTGCTAATTTACCCGTCAGAGTTGACCAAGGTAAATTAAATTGTGATTTGAAATTAAACTTAGCGGAAACCACTGTCACTGCTTGGCGGGGTAATGCTAATTTTGAAAAGGTCAACGGTCAATTAGGAACCTTAGATCAGCCCATTTCCCAGGCATCCGGTCAGGTAAAATTTTCAGATTTACGGATAGCTTTACAAAAAACTGAGGCAATTTATGGGGAATTACCCCTAAAAGTGACTGGGACAATTGACACCAAATCTGATTATGATTTAGCAATTAGTATCCCCTCTTTAAGTTTAGCTAATTATATTAATACTCTGGAGTTAAATCTGCCGGTTCCGGTGACTGGGGCAGCGAGTACGGAGTTACAAGTTACTGGCCCTTTGTTGAATCCTATTTTATCGGGAATGGTGGTAGCAACGGAACCGGGAAAAGTGGATTTAATTGAGGTCGGGGCAGCTAGTGCTAGATTTAGAATGGAGGGAGAAGAGTTAGCTATTACGGATATTCAACTTAAACCAATTCTGGGCGGTTTTATTTATGGTCGAGGCAATATTCAGTTAACCGAAATTCCCCAGTTAGGCTTTTATTTGCTAGGGGAAAATTTACCCGGTGATGCTATCGCCCAACTGTATCGGGGGGAAAAACCACCGTTTGCTATTGGTCGAATTCATGGCAATACTAGAATATTAGGACAAGCGGATCAACCTACGGCACTGGTGAAGTGGCGATCGCCGGAAATGAAATATCCGGGCAGTGGAGAATTGACTATTACTCAAGACACAATTTTATTGAATAATAGCGTCTTTCAAGTAGGGGGAGGAACCGTAAACGCGATCGGCGCTATCATGCCAACCAAAGACCGCTGGCAAGCATTCTTAAGAGCGCAAAATATCGAACTAAATCAACTCACATCTTCTACTACAAATCCCGGAGAAAATAATAGCCCAGAAAATAATAGCCCAGAAAATCCTAACCCAGAAAATAATAGCCCAGAAAATCCTAACCCAGAAAATAATATTCCAGAAAATCCTAACCCAGAAAATCCTAACCCAGAAAATCCTAACCCAGAGAATACCGCCCCAGCATATCCGGCAATTTTAGCCGGTGGGCTAAGACTTTCTGGTAAATTAACATCCTTAACTCCGGCAAATATTCAAGGGTCAGGAGAAGTAGAACTGACCACCCTTGATGCGAAAGTCACGGGTAGAGGCACCTTGGATAAAGGAAAATGGCTGGCATCATTGGGAGTGCAAACTTTACCCGGAAAAGCCCTGCGATTGAATCAATTAATTCCCGACTTACCCATACCAATGGAATTAGGTAGTGGCACTTTGGAATTATCGGGAACCGTAGACTCATTTGATTCAAAAAAGATTGACCCAAAAAAGATTGATGCCAAGGGTACTTTAAAGGTGAATTTACCAGAAACTGGCATAGTGACAGCTTCCGCTAATTTACAACAAGGTCAAGTCACGGCAAGGGCAACTCTGACTAATGCAGAGGGGCGATCGCTTTCTTTAAACCCTCGGACATCGTTTTGGACACCATTACGCAGTGCTTCTGTTAGTTTAACTGAGGGAAATTTAGAACTTTCTGGGGCGATCGATCCGTTATTTGACCATTTTTTTTCTGCAAAAGTCAGCCCTGCAAAGTTATCCGATAGAATCTTGAATACTTGGTCATTTCATAGCACTATTCAGCTATTAATTGCTGGGGCAGCAGTCACAGGAAAGGGACGATTAGAACAAGGTGAAATAGAACTTAGCGCTATTTTAAATTCTGATAACCTTTTATCGTTAAACCCCTGGAAACCGGATTTGCCTGTTCCCCTGGAATTAACAGCGGGTAGTCTGGAACTTTCCGGGTCAATTGCGCCAATTTTATCTGGGGATAAACCCGTCTCTGACATATTGAATAGTTGGTCTGGTCATAGCACTATTCAGCTATTAATTGCTGGGGCAGCAGTGACCGGAAAGGGACGGTTAAAACAAGGGCAACTAGAACTCAGCGCTATTTTAAATTATGATAACTTTTTATCGTTAAATGCCTGGAAACCGGATTTGCCTGTTCCCCTGGGTGTCACCGCAGGGAATGTGGAACTTTCCGGTAAAATAGATAGTTTATTAGCTCAATTTTATGCCGGAAATGGTGACATTAATTTTAGGGGTTTAAATACTTGGTCTGGTCGGGGCAATGTCCAATTAAATCTGGCCGGAAATGCGATCGCCAGTCAAGGGAGTTTTATGGGCGATCGCTGGCAAGTTTCTCTGAATGCAGAAAACTTAAATCTTAATTCATTAGCCCCAAAAACCCGGAGTTTGCCCGAACCTGTAACGGCCACAGGTTCAGTAAATTTATCGGGGTTTCTCACTTCTTTTTCTCCCCAGGATATTCAAGCAGAGGGCGAATTTACTCTGGTTAATCAACTTAGTTTAAATTATAGCCAAAGTTCGGGGTTATCTCAACTCTTTCCTTTATATAGTGAGTGGGGTTGGAATGGAGAAGTTTTACAAATTAAACAAGCAAAAGCCCCTGGTTTAAGTCTAGATGGAGAATTATTTGTCCAGTGGCAAAACCAACGCCCCACGGTGAGTAAATTTGACCTGAATCTTCAGGTAAACCAATTTAATTTAGCGGCTTTACCCTTGCCCCTAAATGTGGGCAAAACACCGGAACATTTAACCCTGGAAAGTTCAGGCAATCTAGAAAATAAAATATCCCCGATTTTGCCATTCATGCCATTGGCGATCGCGGGTTTATTAGACTTTAACGGTCGGTTGCGAGGTCAGATCAACCCCAGTTTTTTTAACCATGAAAGCCAAACTATTCCCGAACTGCTGTTAAATTCTCAGATTTGGATCGCTGGGGATTTACAGGTGCAAAATTTAGCGGTTAATGATTGGCAATTTGCCTCCTCTTTATCGGGAAAAGTTAATCTGGATACTCATCAGAGTTTGCAGGTTAACCTAGAAGGAGATAACACTCAAATTGCTTTAGCAATTAATAATCCAATATATCAAAATATCTCCACCTGGTCAGCCAACGGATTGGTCAATAATGCGGAAACGATTCTATCCGCAAATTTAGCCCAGCAACAACTATCGATTGCTGTGGAAAATTTCCCGTTAAGTCGGTTAAATATTGCCCCTGCCCCTGCCTATTATTATAATTCCGTTGGGGGCATATTGAACGGTAATTTTAATTTAAACTTAGCCACGTTTTTGGGCAATGGCAAAATTGCGATCGCCCATCCAGCAGTTGGCAATTTTTTCATGGATCAAATTACAGCGGAAATTTATAGCGATCGCGGCAAAATAGCGATTTCCAACGCTATTTTAAAAATGAACCAGAGTGAGTATCGCCTCGATGCCCAATTTAGCGCCAATCCGAAATCGGAAATTCACGGTCAACTGACCATAAACCAAGGAAATATCTCAGATGCTTTGGCGGCAATGCGCTGGTTTACCACTGATGACCTCAAAAGAGGTTTACTACCTCCCAATTATGGGAATCAAGACAGTCTAAAAACGGCATCTGCTGGCTTGCCTGAAGCGACATTATATCAGCAATTAAGCCGATTCGCAGAAATAAAAGCCAAACTCTTGCAAATTGCGATGGAACGGCAACAGGCAGCCTTCCCTAAATTGGTAGATATTCGCGGATTGGTGAATGGTGAAATTAGATTTAAAGGGTCTTTAGCTGCGGGAATTAATGCCAGCTTAAATCTCGTCGCCAATAATTTAGAATGGCGATCGCAACCCAGTTATGCCATGCCTACCCCAGAGGGGTTAGAACGGTTAGATAATCGGGTGATTAATATTGACCGGGTAATTTTTCAAGGCAGTTTTCAGGATGGCCATTTAATTGCCCAACCTTTGCGGGTAGAACAAGAAGCAACCTTGATTTCTTATGTGGGGACAATTTTTGGTGAAAACCAGTCAGGACAGTTACAAATCAGAAATTTATCCGGTGAGGATATTCGCAATTTTATTGATGTCCCTGGATACCGGGTTGATGGTCTATTAGATTTAACCGCTAACCTGGCGGGAAATTGGCAAAATCTCCAAGCCAGAGGAGAAATCAGTTTTTCTGATGTGCGATTAAATGGGGAAAAATTGGCGAATATTAAAGGAGGATTTAACTATGGTAATTCTCGGTTAGCAATTAGCACCATTGAACCCAATAATTTGCAAATTTTTACCAACTTGCCGGTCCCTCCTTTTCCCGGAAATGAGCAATTTAGCCTGAATGTAAATATTAAAAATGAAGGGCTGACTTTGGCGAATATTTTAACCGGGCAACAAGTGACCTGGGTTGATGGCAATGGAGAACTAAAACTTCAGGTAGAAGGAAAGTTAAATTCCGACCAAGGAACCCTGACAGATATCACTGCCAATGGTAGCGCGATCGCCTCTAATGCCACCATTAATGCCCAAGCCTTACCGGAACCTTTAACCAATCTGAATGGACGAGTATTTTTTAACGAAAATCTGATTTTTGTGGAAGGAATTGACGGACAATTTAGTCAAGGAAACATTTTAGCCCAAGGGTTTTTGCCGATTTTTCGCCCCTTATCGAGAAACGAGATTAATTTATTTAGGACGGGTAAATTTGCCGCCATGTTGCGTCAAGCACAAGGGGAAAATAGCGATGAAACATTAAGGGCTAACCAGCCAGAAATACTTGATTATTTAAGACTTGAATTAGAGGGAGTTGAAATTAACTTCAAAGATTTATATCGAGGGGGAGTGGTGGGTCAATTACAAATTACAGGCACGGGATTTTCTCCGCAAATTGGGGGTAAAATTACTTTGTCTGATGGCATAGTATTACTACCGGATTCCTCAGAAATTGCCCCGAATCGTCCGTTATTAGAAGAAATCCAAGTCTTTACCCCACAATATAAAAATTTACAACTCACTTTAGGGGAAAATATTCGCATTGCTAATCCCCCATTATTAGAATTTATCGGCAGCGGAGATTTGTTGGTGAATGGATTTTTTGAAGATTTAAAACCTGCCGGAATTATTCGCTTAAAAGAAGGAGAAGTGAATTTATTTGCTACTCAATTTAGATTAATCGATGGCTATGAGCATTTTGCGGAATTTACCGGAGATTTAGACCCAAATATTGAAGTGCGATTAGTGACTTCTGTCCCCGAAGTGACTCGGCGAGAATTTTCCGCAACTTCGGCTTCAGAAATTCGGGAAGCGGTGAATACTGGCATCGGAGAATTGCGGACAGTTCGGGTAGAAGCGGTGGTTAGTGGACGGTCTTCTCAAATTTATAATACGGCAGTGGAATTAAAAAGTAATCCCGCGAGAGATGAAGCGGAAATTGTGGCGTTAATTGGCGGCGGTTTTGCGAATACTTTGGGCCGGGGGGATAGTCCATTGGCGATCGCCAATTTAGCCGGTTCTACGGTGCTAAAAAATGTCCAAACTGAAATTGGTGATGCCTTTGGTTTAAGTGAATTTAGGTTATTGCCGGTGATGGTGCAGTCCGGGGGAAATACTCGTCTGGCTTTAGAAGTTGAAGCGGGAGTTGATTTAGGTCGTCAATTTTCTTTTTCCGTGCTCTGGCCGAAGCTTTTTCTAGATAATGAAAATACGCGATATAATATTCGTTATCGATTTAACGATCGCCTTCTATTGCGAGGCTCTACGGATTTTCAAGGAGATACTCGCGCTAGAATTGACTATGAATTTAGGTTTTGA